From one Novosphingobium sp. genomic stretch:
- the trbL gene encoding P-type conjugative transfer protein TrbL yields MENLNVIDDFLSTFSTYLDSGFGLLGGDVHALSTILIGIDVTLAGLFWTLGGEDDVLAKFIRKILYIGAFAYIIGNYAALSTIIFKSFSQAGITAAGGSITADQLLKPGRLAGTGFSAAWPLLVQASKSLGFTNFFQNFLTISVLLTAWIIVIISFFILAVQLFITILEFKLTGLAGFILVPFALWNRTNFLAERVLGNVVTSGIKVMVLAVIVGIGSTYFSQFTAALQGKEPDIGQAMSLVLASLALLGLGIFGPTIASGLVAGAPQLGAGSVAATGALVAGGAAAVASGGAAAAGAIGGAGLGAIRAGASMGPAAFKAYRGGQADAGASTVSAGLAGVYNAARSKMAESAGKSGEGAAHAGAEKPAGPTTAAPNGNSGKSAAPDSSEGSAEAPPPWARKIQAQQDARHRQQMITHTVQSGDQGGAGANPDIDEKED; encoded by the coding sequence ATGGAAAACCTCAACGTCATCGATGATTTTCTGAGCACCTTCTCAACCTATCTCGACAGCGGCTTTGGCCTGCTGGGCGGTGATGTCCATGCACTGAGCACCATCCTGATCGGCATCGATGTGACGCTCGCCGGTCTGTTCTGGACGTTGGGCGGTGAGGATGATGTGCTCGCCAAATTCATCCGCAAGATCCTCTATATCGGTGCCTTCGCCTACATCATCGGCAATTACGCGGCGCTTTCGACGATCATTTTCAAAAGCTTCTCGCAGGCCGGGATCACTGCCGCAGGTGGCAGCATCACCGCCGATCAACTCCTCAAGCCTGGGCGCCTTGCCGGGACCGGCTTTTCTGCAGCGTGGCCCCTGCTGGTGCAGGCCAGCAAGTCGCTGGGCTTTACCAACTTCTTCCAGAACTTCCTGACGATCTCGGTGCTCCTGACCGCCTGGATCATCGTCATCATCTCCTTCTTTATCCTCGCGGTTCAGCTTTTCATCACCATCCTGGAGTTCAAGCTCACCGGGCTGGCGGGCTTTATCCTGGTGCCCTTTGCGCTGTGGAATCGGACCAATTTCCTGGCCGAGCGCGTGCTGGGCAATGTGGTGACCTCGGGCATCAAGGTGATGGTGCTTGCCGTTATCGTCGGCATCGGATCGACCTATTTCAGCCAGTTCACCGCTGCCCTGCAGGGCAAGGAGCCCGATATCGGGCAGGCCATGAGCCTTGTGCTGGCCAGCCTTGCCCTGCTGGGCCTTGGCATCTTCGGCCCGACAATCGCCAGTGGGCTGGTCGCGGGCGCTCCTCAGCTCGGCGCAGGCTCGGTTGCAGCCACCGGCGCGCTGGTCGCGGGCGGCGCGGCCGCAGTGGCCAGCGGCGGGGCTGCTGCGGCAGGCGCAATCGGCGGGGCAGGTCTGGGCGCCATTCGAGCCGGCGCATCGATGGGTCCCGCCGCCTTCAAAGCCTATCGCGGTGGTCAGGCTGATGCCGGCGCCAGCACCGTCAGCGCCGGCCTTGCCGGTGTTTACAATGCCGCCCGCAGCAAAATGGCCGAGAGTGCCGGGAAAAGCGGTGAGGGGGCGGCACACGCAGGCGCCGAGAAGCCTGCCGGACCGACCACCGCCGCGCCCAACGGCAATTCCGGCAAATCTGCCGCCCCGGACTCGAGCGAGGGTTCAGCAGAGGCCCCGCCACCCTGGGCTCGCAAAATTCAAGCCCAACAGGATGCCCGTCATCGCCAGCAGATGATCACCCACACCGTGCAGTCGGGAGACCAGGGCGGTGCTGGCGCCAATCCCGACATCGATGAAAAGGAGGATTGA